One genomic window of Candidatus Pseudobacter hemicellulosilyticus includes the following:
- a CDS encoding sugar transferase: MELTYSTAEKATRRTYKHFTITSHTAPAPDTAGTRRLEFFYIGKKAANIDRLITAFESGYAAETVSNAINMLKRLASSRNSMPDLIIMEAAGGPESLRELHQFMISHKALAAVPLVAEVSGMQPEALHGLKNLRFIDDMMVLGDHNRSTLTRKISFLKRIKHAVVHETAGFGIETSFKEPSLFTAVAKRSFDVVVSSSLLLALSPVMILVMAAIRLESRGSLFYIAKRAGRGYRIFNFYKFRTMFVGADQKVKEMSHLNQYNTNNTGPVFFKVDNDPRITRVGNFLRKTSLDELPQLLNVLLGDMSLVGNRPLPLYEAASLTTDEWAKRFMAPAGITGLWQVKKRGKKEMSVEERLNLDIDYADRYSFMYDLWIMANTPSALIQSTKA; encoded by the coding sequence ATGGAACTGACATATTCAACCGCAGAAAAGGCAACAAGAAGGACATACAAGCATTTTACCATTACTTCCCATACTGCTCCCGCCCCTGACACTGCAGGCACGCGCAGACTGGAATTCTTTTATATTGGTAAGAAGGCGGCCAATATTGACCGCCTGATCACCGCTTTTGAAAGCGGATACGCTGCTGAGACCGTCAGCAATGCCATCAACATGCTGAAGCGCCTGGCCAGCTCCAGGAACAGCATGCCGGACCTGATCATCATGGAAGCAGCCGGCGGGCCTGAATCCCTCCGCGAGCTGCACCAGTTCATGATCAGCCATAAAGCACTGGCTGCCGTTCCCCTGGTTGCCGAAGTTTCCGGCATGCAGCCGGAAGCCCTCCATGGTTTAAAGAATCTCCGTTTCATTGATGATATGATGGTGCTGGGCGATCACAACCGCTCCACCCTCACCCGCAAGATCAGCTTCCTGAAAAGGATTAAACATGCCGTAGTTCATGAAACTGCCGGCTTCGGGATTGAAACCTCTTTCAAAGAGCCTTCTTTGTTCACCGCCGTTGCCAAACGCAGCTTTGATGTGGTGGTTTCCAGTTCCCTGCTGCTGGCCCTGAGCCCGGTTATGATCCTGGTCATGGCCGCTATCCGGCTGGAGTCCAGGGGTTCCCTCTTCTATATCGCCAAACGGGCAGGCCGGGGTTACAGGATCTTCAACTTCTATAAGTTCAGGACCATGTTTGTAGGAGCCGACCAGAAAGTAAAGGAGATGTCCCACCTGAACCAATACAATACCAATAACACCGGTCCCGTTTTCTTCAAAGTGGACAATGACCCCCGTATTACCCGTGTAGGTAATTTCCTGCGCAAGACCAGCCTGGACGAACTGCCCCAGCTGCTCAATGTACTGCTGGGCGATATGTCGCTGGTAGGAAACAGGCCGCTGCCGCTGTACGAAGCCGCCTCCCTTACTACCGACGAGTGGGCCAAACGTTTCATGGCGCCCGCCGGCATCACCGGTCTCTGGCAGGTGAAGAAAAGGGGTAAGAAAGAAATGTCCGTGGAAGAAAGGCTGAACCTGGATATCGATTACGCCGATCGTTACAGCTTCATGTATGATCTGTGGATCATGGCCAATACCCCTTCCGCACTGATCCAGTCAACAAAGGCTTAA
- a CDS encoding glycosyltransferase family 2 protein — translation MLTLVLHILFGILFAYLAINTLYFFITSVAGKFYRAPNYQPVAAKKRIAVLIPTYKEDHIIINTVQQALQHDYPRDKFTVFVAADKLQPATIAQLRAIPANVLEVRFELSSKARSLNQLLNYIPENEYDVAIIIDADNIMLPGCLEKVNAAFQKGFRAVQCHRIAKNANTPVAVLDGLSEEINNHIFRRGQRALGFSSNTIGSGMAFEFKKLKDIYNKPGILGNPACDREVDFETMKADICIEFIDDAYVLDEKVSSQAVFERQRTRWMESQIIHLRLFFDKKQGHLPKTKDYWNKLFANLAPPRLLFLLSYGLIAALFAIEYFTGISILYPPYAWWFGLTLLYFLTFVIAIPGKFYNLQTLRAILRIPLLIWSVVRALFRMNVSRKEFLHTPKAFTQDGSK, via the coding sequence ATGCTTACCCTGGTCCTCCATATATTGTTCGGCATCCTGTTCGCCTACCTGGCGATCAATACCCTCTATTTCTTCATTACCTCGGTGGCCGGGAAATTCTACCGCGCCCCCAACTACCAGCCCGTAGCGGCCAAGAAAAGGATTGCCGTCCTGATCCCTACCTATAAGGAGGACCATATTATTATTAATACCGTGCAGCAGGCCCTGCAGCATGACTATCCCAGGGATAAGTTCACCGTATTTGTGGCGGCCGACAAACTCCAGCCGGCCACCATCGCCCAGCTCCGCGCCATCCCTGCCAATGTACTGGAGGTCCGGTTTGAGCTCAGCTCCAAAGCCCGCTCCCTGAACCAGCTCCTGAACTATATTCCAGAGAACGAGTACGATGTGGCCATCATCATTGACGCAGACAATATCATGCTGCCCGGCTGCCTGGAAAAGGTAAATGCCGCCTTCCAGAAAGGCTTCCGCGCCGTACAGTGCCATCGCATCGCCAAGAACGCCAATACCCCCGTGGCCGTCCTGGACGGGCTCAGCGAGGAGATCAACAACCATATCTTCCGCCGCGGCCAGCGCGCCCTGGGCTTTTCTTCCAATACCATCGGCTCCGGTATGGCCTTTGAATTCAAAAAGCTGAAGGATATCTATAATAAACCCGGTATCCTGGGCAATCCTGCCTGCGACCGGGAAGTGGACTTTGAGACCATGAAGGCGGATATCTGCATCGAATTCATTGATGACGCCTACGTGCTGGACGAGAAAGTGTCCAGCCAGGCCGTGTTTGAAAGGCAGCGCACCCGCTGGATGGAATCCCAGATCATCCACCTGCGCCTGTTCTTCGACAAAAAACAAGGCCATCTCCCCAAAACAAAAGACTACTGGAACAAGCTGTTCGCCAACCTGGCCCCGCCCCGCCTGCTGTTCCTGCTCAGCTACGGCCTCATTGCCGCCCTCTTCGCCATTGAATATTTTACCGGTATCTCCATTCTTTACCCACCCTACGCCTGGTGGTTTGGCCTCACCCTGCTCTACTTCCTGACCTTTGTGATTGCCATCCCCGGGAAATTCTACAACCTGCAAACCCTGCGGGCCATCCTCCGGATACCCCTCCTGATCTGGTCCGTGGTACGCGCTCTTTTCCGTATGAACGTATCCCGGAAAGAGTTCCTGCACACGCCAAAAGCCTTTACACAGGACGGTTCCAAATAA
- a CDS encoding glycosyltransferase family 2 protein: MEQGQEPFISIITLNYNQTDVTCAFLESTRKLRYRNYEILVCDMDSKVDPTRQILAGNYPNTRILLRKENLGFAGGNNWGMRQAIGDYFFIVNNDTEVTDNLLNRLLQPFREREDIGVTCPKIMYFDQPNVIQYAGFNPMNHFTGRTTSIGTLEVDNGQHNVSGPTFGAHGCAMLVKKEVVEKVGMFPERFFLYYEEWDWSARIRKAGYTIWYTADAVIYHKESVSVGKANPMKTYYHTRNRILYIRRNANFFQQLVFTGFFLFLTMPKNIVGYLVNKQFDHLKNFIKGTTWNLFSSSYSRT, translated from the coding sequence ATGGAACAGGGGCAGGAGCCTTTTATATCCATCATTACACTCAATTATAACCAGACCGACGTTACCTGCGCCTTCCTGGAATCCACCAGGAAACTCCGCTACCGCAATTACGAGATCCTGGTCTGTGATATGGACTCCAAAGTGGACCCCACCCGCCAGATCCTGGCAGGCAATTATCCCAACACACGTATCCTGCTCAGAAAAGAGAACCTCGGCTTTGCCGGCGGCAACAACTGGGGCATGCGCCAGGCTATTGGCGATTATTTCTTCATTGTAAACAATGATACAGAGGTCACGGACAACCTGCTTAACCGACTGCTGCAGCCTTTCCGCGAGCGGGAGGATATCGGTGTCACCTGTCCGAAGATCATGTATTTTGACCAGCCTAACGTTATACAATACGCGGGATTCAATCCCATGAACCATTTTACCGGCAGGACCACCAGCATTGGCACACTGGAAGTGGACAATGGCCAGCACAATGTATCCGGCCCCACTTTTGGCGCCCATGGCTGCGCTATGCTGGTGAAAAAAGAAGTGGTGGAGAAAGTAGGGATGTTCCCCGAAAGATTCTTTCTTTATTATGAGGAATGGGACTGGTCGGCCAGGATCCGCAAAGCCGGTTATACCATCTGGTATACCGCTGATGCCGTGATCTACCATAAGGAATCTGTCAGCGTGGGTAAGGCCAATCCCATGAAGACCTACTACCATACGCGCAACCGGATCCTGTATATCCGCCGCAACGCCAATTTTTTCCAGCAGCTGGTCTTCACCGGCTTTTTCCTGTTCCTTACCATGCCGAAAAATATAGTAGGCTACCTGGTCAATAAACAATTTGATCACCTGAAAAACTTTATCAAAGGCACCACCTGGAACCTGTTTTCCTCCAGCTATTCCAGGACCTGA
- a CDS encoding PKD domain-containing protein — protein sequence MKNSTYYCRQLFLLLLLFLAVFSSGYSQQIATGITAKNGEYYGFYEYKPAGYATSSTKYPLIIFLHGGGETGNGTTDLAKVASVGGTPPRLIKDGHNMTFDWNGKTESFIVLSPQCNNKYSWWQDWQVTEILEYALKNLKVDPDRIFLTGLSMGGGGTWQYAGRTLANAKQFAALGVSCGACSDIDWCNFAKANLPIWAFHAKDDGPIPVTCTEAQIDKIKACNPAVQPYMTIWPTGGHGIWGRVYDPGYSWQNPNLYEWFLGQNRGKAVNKRPVAVASDVTITTTPGTATLDASASTDADGKIVRYVFSKLSGPSAGTITTPVSTDGRTTITGLTTTGTYTYEVKVVDDRADWVTKTVTVTVNAGTPGATKPIANAGADILVYTPATTATLDGSASYHPDTKSSIAKYAWTQLNGPVSAKFSSTSVAKPELSGLSTGVYTFRLTVTDTYGNTASDDVVVTVKVYNIYPVVNAGADQTITLPTSSVTLDASGSKDPDGSLKAFEWSWVSGPSTYTIVSPSAMSTVVKDLKEGVYEFKVRVWDDLYDSANDTVKITVKAATAPVNQPPVAQAGKDISITLPTSETTLDGSASSDPENKLSSYAWKKTAGGNVVIASAKSATTKISGLEEGSYSFVLTVTDSEGLTNTDTVRVVVNPAPPPANKAPTANAGKDLIITLPTSNVTLSGSASTDPDGSIASYAWSYISGPAGYKINSPATVSTTVTGLAEGTYRFKLVVTDNGGLTAADTVQVTVKPKPNEAPTANAGKDLTITLPTSSVTLSGSASTDPDGSIASYAWSYISGPAGYKISSPATVSTTVTGLAEGTYRFKLLVTDNGGLTATDTVQVTVKPKPNEAPTANAGKDLTITLPTSSVTLSGSASTDPDGSIASYTWSYISGPAGYKISSPATVSTTVTGLAEGTYRFKLVVTDNGGLTAADTVQVTVKPKPNEAPTANAGKDLTITLPTSSVTLSGSASTDPDGSIASYAWSYISGPAGYKISSPATVSTTVTGLAEGTYRFKLVVTDNGGLTAADTLQVTVKPMPVTNKTPVADAGDNIELTFPIVATMLNGTRSYDPDGKIVSYTWSRISGPAAFSLALPNQASTLVLSLEVGTYQFRLEVKDDGGLTAADTVQVKVLPLIPPPNQAPVASAGKDIVTTLPQNQVTLNGSLSSDPDGTITAYAWSWVSGPTQYKLSNPAAVSTTLSNLVEGTYAFKLQVTDNSKASSYDTIRVTVLPEPNKAPVASAGNDFSVYLPNPVIRLNGTGSSDPDGSISSWSWKKISGPGTINISNATKAEASVLGVQAGEYVFELTIADNKGATASARVKVTVLPTPNLKPVANAGKDTGIAVPASTVFLSGANSYDPDGVITQVTWKKVQGPASFFLESPGSVTTAVGELIVGEYIFELSVTDNKGATAKDSVKVSVVNNFRYEERIRAYPNPVRQGTLNLLCMSDSAGQARITIFDMEGRLVRVQSGLKAQSVAVLTVPVAGLRPGVYTVEVRIGDRKRLLTRFVKQ from the coding sequence ATGAAAAACTCTACCTATTACTGTAGGCAACTTTTCCTGTTGCTCCTACTCTTCCTCGCTGTTTTTTCTTCAGGTTATTCCCAACAGATTGCAACCGGCATTACCGCCAAAAATGGTGAGTATTATGGCTTTTATGAGTATAAGCCAGCCGGTTATGCTACTTCCTCTACCAAATACCCACTCATCATCTTCCTGCATGGCGGGGGCGAAACGGGCAATGGCACCACCGATCTGGCCAAAGTTGCCAGCGTGGGCGGCACACCTCCCCGGCTCATCAAGGACGGGCATAACATGACCTTTGACTGGAACGGGAAGACTGAATCCTTTATCGTCCTTTCTCCCCAGTGTAATAATAAATACTCCTGGTGGCAGGACTGGCAGGTGACCGAGATCCTGGAATACGCCCTGAAGAACCTGAAAGTGGATCCGGACCGTATCTTCCTCACCGGCCTCAGCATGGGCGGCGGCGGCACCTGGCAATATGCCGGCAGGACCCTGGCCAATGCCAAACAATTTGCCGCCCTCGGCGTATCCTGCGGCGCCTGCTCCGATATTGACTGGTGTAATTTTGCCAAAGCCAACCTGCCCATCTGGGCCTTCCACGCCAAGGATGACGGCCCCATTCCCGTTACCTGCACCGAAGCCCAGATTGATAAGATAAAAGCCTGTAATCCCGCCGTACAGCCTTATATGACCATCTGGCCCACCGGTGGCCATGGCATCTGGGGCCGGGTCTATGATCCGGGCTATTCCTGGCAGAACCCCAATCTCTATGAATGGTTCCTGGGACAGAACCGCGGCAAGGCCGTCAACAAAAGACCGGTAGCCGTTGCTTCCGATGTGACCATCACCACTACGCCCGGCACCGCCACCCTGGACGCCTCGGCCTCTACCGATGCCGACGGCAAGATTGTCCGGTACGTGTTCAGTAAGCTCAGCGGCCCCAGCGCCGGCACCATCACTACGCCAGTTTCTACCGACGGCAGGACCACCATCACCGGCCTGACCACCACCGGCACCTATACCTATGAAGTGAAAGTGGTGGACGACCGGGCCGACTGGGTCACCAAGACCGTCACCGTAACAGTGAATGCAGGCACGCCCGGCGCTACCAAACCTATTGCCAATGCCGGCGCTGATATTCTGGTCTATACACCGGCCACCACCGCCACCCTGGACGGCAGCGCCTCTTACCATCCTGACACCAAGAGCTCCATTGCCAAATACGCCTGGACCCAGCTCAACGGCCCCGTATCCGCCAAATTCAGCAGCACCAGCGTGGCCAAACCTGAGCTCAGCGGGCTCAGCACCGGCGTGTATACCTTCCGCCTGACCGTGACCGATACCTACGGCAATACCGCCTCCGATGATGTAGTGGTGACCGTTAAAGTATATAACATATATCCGGTGGTGAATGCAGGCGCTGATCAGACCATCACCCTGCCCACCAGTTCCGTGACCCTGGACGCCAGTGGTTCCAAAGACCCTGACGGTTCCCTCAAAGCTTTTGAATGGAGTTGGGTCAGCGGCCCCTCCACCTATACCATTGTCAGTCCCTCCGCCATGTCTACCGTGGTGAAGGACCTCAAAGAAGGAGTATATGAATTCAAGGTTCGCGTCTGGGACGATCTCTATGACTCTGCCAATGACACCGTGAAAATTACCGTCAAAGCAGCTACGGCCCCGGTGAACCAGCCACCTGTAGCCCAGGCCGGTAAAGACATCAGCATCACCCTGCCCACCAGTGAGACCACCCTGGACGGCAGCGCTTCCAGTGATCCGGAGAACAAGCTCAGCAGTTATGCCTGGAAGAAAACTGCCGGTGGCAATGTGGTGATCGCCAGCGCCAAATCCGCTACTACAAAGATCAGCGGGCTGGAAGAAGGCAGTTATAGTTTTGTCCTCACCGTAACAGACAGTGAAGGCCTTACAAATACCGATACCGTACGGGTAGTGGTCAATCCTGCACCGCCCCCCGCCAATAAAGCCCCTACCGCCAATGCGGGCAAAGACCTTATTATCACCCTGCCAACCAGCAATGTAACCCTCAGCGGCAGCGCTTCCACAGATCCCGATGGCAGCATTGCCAGCTATGCCTGGAGCTATATCAGCGGCCCGGCAGGCTACAAGATCAATAGTCCGGCCACCGTCAGCACTACGGTGACCGGACTGGCCGAGGGCACCTATCGTTTCAAACTGGTGGTCACCGACAATGGCGGGCTTACCGCCGCAGATACCGTGCAGGTGACTGTAAAACCCAAGCCCAATGAGGCCCCCACGGCCAATGCCGGTAAAGACCTCACCATCACCCTGCCAACCAGCAGCGTTACCCTCAGCGGCAGCGCTTCCACAGATCCTGATGGCAGCATCGCCAGCTACGCCTGGAGCTACATCAGCGGACCGGCCGGCTATAAGATCAGCAGCCCTGCTACTGTCAGCACTACCGTTACCGGACTGGCGGAAGGGACTTATCGTTTCAAGCTGCTGGTCACCGACAATGGCGGGCTCACCGCCACGGACACTGTGCAGGTGACCGTAAAACCCAAACCCAATGAGGCTCCCACGGCCAATGCCGGTAAAGACCTCACCATCACCCTGCCAACCAGCAGCGTTACCCTCAGCGGCAGCGCTTCCACAGATCCTGATGGCAGCATCGCCAGCTACACCTGGAGCTACATCAGCGGACCGGCCGGCTACAAGATCAGCAGCCCTGCTACTGTCAGCACTACGGTGACCGGACTGGCCGAGGGCACCTATCGTTTCAAACTGGTAGTCACTGACAATGGTGGCCTCACCGCCGCAGATACTGTGCAGGTGACCGTAAAACCCAAGCCCAATGAGGCCCCCACGGCCAATGCCGGTAAAGACCTCACCATCACCCTGCCAACCAGCAGCGTTACCCTCAGCGGCAGCGCTTCCACAGATCCTGATGGCAGCATCGCCAGCTACGCCTGGAGCTACATCAGCGGACCGGCCGGCTATAAGATCAGCAGCCCTGCTACTGTCAGCACTACGGTGACCGGCCTGGCGGAAGGCACCTATCGTTTCAAGTTGGTGGTCACCGACAATGGCGGGCTTACCGCCGCGGACACCTTGCAGGTGACCGTGAAGCCTATGCCTGTCACCAATAAGACCCCGGTAGCCGATGCCGGTGATAATATTGAACTCACTTTCCCCATTGTGGCCACTATGCTGAACGGCACCCGTTCCTATGATCCCGATGGAAAGATCGTTTCCTATACATGGAGCCGTATAAGCGGCCCGGCGGCCTTTAGCCTTGCCTTACCCAATCAGGCCAGCACCCTGGTGCTCAGCCTGGAAGTTGGCACCTACCAGTTCCGACTGGAAGTTAAGGATGATGGCGGCCTTACCGCCGCAGACACCGTGCAGGTCAAAGTATTGCCCCTGATCCCGCCGCCCAACCAGGCGCCCGTGGCCAGCGCCGGGAAGGATATAGTAACCACGCTGCCGCAGAACCAGGTGACACTCAATGGCAGCCTCTCCAGCGATCCGGACGGGACTATCACCGCCTATGCCTGGAGCTGGGTCAGCGGCCCCACCCAATACAAGCTCAGCAATCCGGCTGCAGTCAGCACCACCCTCAGTAACCTGGTGGAAGGCACCTATGCCTTTAAGCTGCAGGTGACCGATAATAGCAAGGCCAGCAGCTATGACACCATCAGGGTGACCGTGCTGCCGGAACCCAACAAAGCGCCGGTGGCCAGCGCCGGCAACGATTTCAGCGTTTACCTGCCTAACCCCGTTATCCGGCTCAACGGCACAGGCTCTTCAGACCCGGATGGCAGCATCAGCAGCTGGTCCTGGAAAAAGATCAGCGGACCGGGCACCATCAATATCAGCAACGCCACTAAGGCTGAGGCTTCTGTACTGGGCGTACAGGCAGGCGAGTATGTGTTTGAGCTGACCATTGCCGACAATAAAGGCGCTACGGCCAGCGCCCGTGTGAAGGTGACGGTTTTACCCACCCCCAACCTGAAACCCGTGGCCAATGCGGGAAAAGACACGGGAATAGCTGTCCCCGCCAGCACAGTTTTTCTGAGCGGAGCCAACTCTTACGACCCGGATGGCGTCATTACGCAGGTAACCTGGAAGAAGGTGCAGGGCCCTGCCAGCTTCTTCCTGGAAAGCCCCGGAAGTGTAACTACTGCTGTGGGAGAGTTGATTGTCGGGGAATACATTTTCGAGCTCAGTGTAACGGATAATAAAGGGGCTACAGCCAAAGACAGCGTGAAGGTCTCGGTGGTCAACAATTTCCGTTACGAGGAGCGTATCAGAGCCTATCCCAACCCTGTTCGCCAGGGTACGCTGAACCTGCTGTGCATGAGTGACAGTGCGGGCCAGGCCAGGATCACGATCTTTGATATGGAGGGCAGACTGGTGCGGGTGCAATCGGGCCTCAAGGCGCAATCGGTAGCTGTTCTGACGGTACCGGTGGCTGGCTTAAGGCCGGGTGTGTACACCGTGGAGGTAAGGATCGGAGACAGGAAGCGCCTCCTGACCAGATTTGTCAAACAATAG